In Calypte anna isolate BGI_N300 chromosome Z, bCalAnn1_v1.p, whole genome shotgun sequence, the following are encoded in one genomic region:
- the POLR3G gene encoding DNA-directed RNA polymerase III subunit RPC7, with product MAGSGRGRGRAAFTFNVEAIGFTKGAALPDVMCKPPPPFPSTDNKPVPLKTGEDEDYMLALKQDLRGAMKKMPYFLAVEEDREVIERYSKKYHDSEKEHATWTPDWRRLPREMKPKKKTKKAGAKPKKAKILESESNLDVLKKIEELEKKDDEEEKSEDEKDKKKDKEGEDDEEAEEPEEYDEEEHEEENDYISSYFEDGDDFGAGSDDNMDEATY from the exons ATGGCTGGAtcaggcagagggagaggacGTGCAGCATTTACCTTCAATGTGGAGGCAATTGGCTTTACAAAAGGTGCAGCTTTGCCTGATGTCATGTGTAAACCTCCACCACCCTTTCCT AGTACAGACAATAAACCAGTGCCTCTGAAAACAGGAGAAGATGAAGATTACATGTTGGCCTTAAAACAAGATCTTAGAGgagctatgaaaaaaatgccatATTTTTTGGCAGTAGAAGAAGATCGTGAAG TAATTGAGAGGTACAGTAAAAAGTACCACGACAGTGAAAAGGAGCATGCAACATGGACCCCAG ATTGGAGAAGACTCCCAAGAGAGAtgaagccaaagaaaaagaccaaaaaag caggtgcaaaaccaaaaaaggcaaaaatcctTGAGTCTGAAAGTAATCTGGATGTGTTGAAAAAAATTGAG GAGTTGGAGAAGAAggatgatgaagaagaaaaatcagaagatgagaaagacaaaaagaaagacaaagaaggtgaagatgatgaagaagcagaagaacCAGAGGAGTATGATGAAGAGGAGCATGAAGAG GAAAATGACTacatttcttcatattttgaaGATGGAGATGACTTTGGTGCTGGTAGTGATGACAACATGGATGAAGCAACTTACTAG
- the LYSMD3 gene encoding lysM and putative peptidoglycan-binding domain-containing protein 3 — MAGRGLQPPAVAQPPVSGHLHPLVILAGPESEGPEEESEVTELRPRGREKVRRSASRDRLDDIVLLTKDIQEGDTLNAIALQYCCSVADIKRVNNLINDQDFFALRSIKIPVKKFSVLTETHVSPKGRPVLRPAHCSPEVQETLPSDKFSASETVGNFLKEVDRDIEEIVKCNDTKRENLDEVVSALAAQQMCFETDGKPKKCKDPYYGADWGIGWWTAVVIMLIIGIVTPVFYLLYYEVLVKADVSHHSTMESSQVFVTAASHQKQIGNGINPANNINIDNQGDLQP; from the exons ATGGCCGGCAGAGGCCTGCAGCCCCCGGCCGTAGCGCAGCCGCCGGTCAGCGGTCACCTGCACCCCTTGGTCATCCTGGCGGGGCCGGAGAGCGAGGGGCCGGAGGAGGAGAGCGAGGTGACGGAGCTACGGCCGAGGGGCAGGGAGAAAGTGCGGAGGAGCGCGTCGAGGGACAGGCTGGATGACATCGTCCTGCTGACCAAAGATATCCAGGAAGGGGATACGCTGAACGCCATCGCGCTCCAGTATTGCTGCTCG GTGGCAGATATCAAGAGAGTTAACAATCTTATCAACGATCAAGATTTTTTTGCCCTGAGGTCTATCAAAATCCCAGTGAAAAAGTTCAGTGTATTGACTGAAACTCATGTCTCTCCAAAAGGAAGACCTGTCCTTCGGCCTGCTCACTGTTCCCCAGAAGTGCAGGAAACATTGCCTTCTGATAAATTCTCTGCTAGTGAGACTGTTGGCAATTTCTTGAAAGAAGTGGATCGGGATATAGAAGAAATAGTGAAGTGTAACGACACAAAGAGAGAGAATCTTGATGAAGTTGTTTCTGCCTTAGCAGCTCAACAGATGTGTTTTGAAACTGATGGTAAACCTAAGAAATGCAAGGATCCTTACTATGGAGCAGACTGGGGTATAGGATGGTGGACAGCTGTGGTGATTATGTTGATTATTGGCATAGTAACCCCTGTTTTTTATCTCCTGTATTATGAAGTTCTAGTGAAAGCAGATGTCAGTCACCATTCTACAATGGAATCTTCCCAAGTATTTGTCACAGCAGCATCACATCAGAAACAAATTGGAAATGGAATAAACCCAGCAAATAATATAAACATTGATAATCAAGGAGATCTTCAGCCTTAG